Proteins encoded within one genomic window of Rhododendron vialii isolate Sample 1 chromosome 1a, ASM3025357v1:
- the LOC131335406 gene encoding beta-amyrin 28-monooxygenase-like encodes MELFYASLLAFFVLSVTLSFYFLLYGKKSGSLLSNLPPGSTGFPMVGESLEFLSTGWKGHPEKFVFDRIARYSSSVFKTSLLGSPTVMFCGAAGNKFLFSNENKLVQVWWPSSVDKVFPTATQTSSKEAAIRLRKMLPNFLKADALQRYIGIMDGIAQRHFATDWENKDQVVVFPLTKHYTFWIACRLFLSVEDPSHVAKFEDPFSGLVAGIFSVPIDLPGTPFNRAIKASNFIRTELVAIIKQRNLDLAEGKASPTQDILSHMLSTSDENGKFMHEADIADKILGLLIGGHDTASSSCASIVKFLAELPEVYEGVYREQMEIAKSKAAGELLNWDDIQKMKYSWNVACEVMRLAPPVRGSFREVINDFMYNGFSIPKGWKIYWSAHSTHRNAEFFPEPLKFDPSRFEESGPAPYTFVPFGGGPRMCPGKEYARLEILVFMHHLVRRFKWEKVIPNEKMIVDTMSIPEKGLPIRLYPHTA; translated from the exons ATGGAGCTATTCTATGCCTCTCTCCTGGCCTTCTTTGTTCTCTCTGTCACCCTATCTTTCTACTTCCTTTTATACGGCAAAAAATCCGGCTCCCTTCTCAGTAACCTCCCACCCGGTAGCACCGGGTTCCCAATGGTGGGCGAGAGCCTCGAGTTTCTCTCCACCGGATGGAAAGGTCACCCTGAGAAATTCGTGTTCGATCGCATAGCCAGGTACTCTTCTTCCGTATTCAAGACGAGCCTTTTGGGCTCTCCCACAGTTATGTTCTGCGGGGCAGCCGGTAACAAGTTCTTGTTCTCTAACGAGAACAAGCTCGTCCAGGTATGGTGGCCTAGCTCCGTCGACAAAGTTTTCCCGACTGCAACCCAAACGTCATCGAAAGAAGCGGCCATCCGGTTGCGAAAAATGCTCCCCAACTTCCTCAAGGCGGATGCGTTGCAGAGGTACATAGGAATCATGGACGGGATCGCTCAGCGACACTTTGCCACTGATTGGGAGAACAAAGACCAAGTGGTGGTATTCCCTCTAACAAAGCACTACACGTTCTGGATCGCCTGTCGATTGTTTCTCAGCGTCGAAGATCCTAGCCATGTGGCCAAGTTCGAAGACCCCTTTAGTGGTTTGGTGGCGGGGATATTTTCTGTACCCATAGACTTGCCCGGAACCCCGTTTAATCGGGCAATCAAGGCCTCTAATTTCATTAGGACCGAATTGGTAGCCATTATCAAGCAGAGGAACTTGGATTTGGCTGAGGGAAAAGCGTCGCCCACGCAAGACATTTTGTCACACATGCTTTCGACAAGCGACGAAAATGGAAAGTTCATGCACGAGGCCGACATTGCTGATAAGATCTTGGGGCTGTTGATTGGTGGCCATGACACCGCTAGCTCCTCTTGTGCTTCCATTGTTAAGTTTCTTGCTGAGTTGCCTGAGGTTTACGAAGGAGTCTACAGAG AGCAAATggaaattgcaaaatcaaaagcAGCAGGAGAATTGTTGAATTGGGATGATATTCAGAAGATGAAGTATTCATGGAACGTGGCATGTGAAGTGATGAGACTTGCTCCACCAGTCCGAGGTTCTTTCAGAGAAGTCATCAATGATTTCATGTACAATGGTTTCTCAATTCCAAAGGGTTGGAAG ATATATTGGAGTGCGCATTCAACACACAGGAACGCTGAATTCTTTCCAGAGCCGCTGAAATTCGATCCCTCAAGATTCGAGGAGTCTGGACCAGCTCCGTACACATTTGTACCCTTTGGCGGAGGGCCAAGGATGTGCCCCGGAAAGGAATACGCCCGATTGGAAATACTTGTGTTCATGCACCACTTGGTGAGAAGGTTCAAGTGGGAAAAGGTGATTCCTAACGAGAAGATGATTGTCGATACCATGTCTATTCCTGAAAAAGGTCTTCCAATCCGCCTCTACCCTCACACGGCTTAG